From Methanobacterium congolense, one genomic window encodes:
- a CDS encoding DUF11 domain-containing protein, translating to MKTKLLLFTVFLLIITLCGTASAADTSNITFNSSTNLTNSNSNVNASNQSNIVLSGNVTRCDNGLPFSGVTISVNSLNGSFVGSTTTDAVGFYSMNFSSDERNFMVTASHTGHVPETKYVDATTCTNNSGNLVGFANFKLGPIPVSTVTAPNSSFINESFNFQVSFKDGGDVTGYGPYIELITPEGVTLNPSSVTYLGSKVTVTDNGIFPASGTLIDALTGLSVTGTPGSHLWIIQYPLGSFTTQEPEAVLNLTATVDGNATLGLPLNITAYPVFRYGATPTGTTPLRGVSSTTPVTPTVIKLTKTSDAHEQETATGSNYPVTYTLTVDVANGQTVNNVTLIDYIPGNLQFVKVVDPAGGTVIQQPSTTTPGGKLIINFGSITGVLGSDRVVKYTVFAPEFNNTAGYVLDPSTGATTNATNNATVNGTYLSNPVSSSDSYTLNLKSLAVQKGVSDTTNSTNHKPLDILKYTVNFQVSDFFSLKELVIMDTMGDGQTFLNDAAHTPTLTLHLPSGTYNLNFNPLDSSVFQMIHNSTTGETYLVFNVSQLLINNGLSGVLEGVNYTGVNNGATEGSINFWSQINVNYENPNHPVVSNDYIKNSVTDSAKLTENNSSVSDGSGTQIRIVSPTASKSIYKINGSDPVSGNPVKPGDTVTFSLEVYVPTTNLENFSITDYLPLPFLRTVGFSNGQTPVAQGTLPSAGQWCFASDDTFSALTGTIPTLVVDPVQNTLTFFYGNVYNATQPTSLVHILFTVTATDEPMVDSLYLTNLMNINYNNTFLETFADNKIVSLTTQEPHITVTKTANTTTAQGGDSVTYTIKIQNTGHATAYNVNVLDNFKNLFFPSYVQSITGVTATYQNGQSIDLTGLGDLFGNGLNFGALYPIYTANDSSHINMSTIIITYTALLGNVYPNQSLTNTVNVTNYTSSPLAGSPNYVTNPADYSSTATVTTLKPQFTKSYLGSLDGISSGNNLTIGEKGRFRLVVTLPGGQITNLKIVDTLPNGLTYLGYYLNTSGPGYLGSLAPLSFTQSGNVLTFLFSGTSNTTSGSNNIFYIDLDFIVANSTSNPVHSTNNTQTNSATLSWTDPGNSPITRTAAVNVVEPLLNITKTFSPNPVQGGQTTTVTITVKNTGSSTAYHTIITDPLNGTNGSQIFDLTSVLEGTTASGFSYNYSNGVVTYTGGDIAAGQTKTFTFTVKILPDVVIGPRYTNTATANYYSLPWNGTSPDPNGRQYTNSGSAVLRTGNPTIGKNILTSSIHGTTGNLTVGEYVTYRIPVTMPTGVFNNLKVVDTLPNGFQYTGVYFVNTTNFSGVISNPIVTVSGQSITFLFSGLTNSTASNNPFYIDLQALVLNQTINNATVPTKTNRVNLTWDENTAGAFTATKTATIVEPKLSVSKSVTPTTVDGGDKMTVTLNVTNNGGSPAYNVNLTDTLNSTLFDLTTFSYTPVTGFNISLIGNTVKIVAGDDTTVINPGQTIQFIFTLNAMKDAPSNSSFINNATIQSFRSLPPSYTESRAYPAVNSNNVIISTVAPSASKTINSTSEPDSTGTNVMVGEVVTYQLNLTVPEGKTINVNLNDVLSSKLKYLAGSAQIKRSNGSITATGFNFSQINAFENIDPTTTSNIAFNLGNITYTGTDGLQNGTLTLIFNAVVLNSQNQRGDTIPNSLIFTYQNATGQTSSSTTSSPALNVVVPQLSSSKQVLNPVTPASVEGGQNVTFKVQVQNNNTTNGAPAYNLQILDPLLPDYTGLDYTHLIITPSNAGIVFHDFSTAGVLNITVDRLLPGEYLNITYNATVNPQVKYGDQNVTNTVNFTGTTLPGDHGTNNSTPGNPGADDGKRTGDPLQGAINNLYSNATATLTARKPTISKAIVGSSNSPVGGSVHYRITITLPVGVTDDMYLTDVMASGTSYVTGSATLTPSTGISTEFAVPQVSGTGTLNFDFGWINATQSGTIYLDYYGLVENVLSNQNGVTLTNTANMYFKDPQNPGNYLNGGSSNATSTVVEPNLQVTKTASKTNLNTGEQFTYTVTVKHTATSTSDAYDVQVVDTLPYGLTYVPGSEVLPPTWTLTVSGSTLTFTAPVLTLSEGDVSFIFNCTVNNNYNLAGGNLTNIAVSTYASEPSGNPDRRTGTDGLGPGVLNDYYTTGNAQVHVLGADIVVEKVGPSSVNAGEPLNYTVIVINKGPDTAVNVVLNDTIMGSWFNRLVNPQYSINGGSWINVPSGSWALNLGNILPGAENNVTIAVRSILASSAPAGQINNTATATSTTADPVPTDNTSTALTDVGINDSLVITKTGPSGPLTAGKDNITYTLTIHNNGPSDSSQLTITDDVPGVLTNVEYFVVGYSTSWMEWNNPLIWLQPLTAGQDIVIEIRGNILPNATSSNGNELNSIVVTNNANVTSPTDPAGSSDQWNTTVVAQVDVFVEKTGTPNPVVPGTNVTYTIKVGNRGPSTAVGVTLNDIVPSVIVNPEFSLDNGTTWNPWTGNLLLGNLEPNQNLTVLLRGTENATNHDNFTNTATVSSQTNDPNTEDKTSSYEIRVKTADIEVTKDANNLTPNYNQNVTFTVTVTNHGPDEATGVVVSDLLPDGLKLISYSATQGFYNSTTGIWMVGTLENGFNSTLTIIAQVVKTGNLTNVANKTAENEYDPNPENNNDSKTLNVPAAATLSITKTASPVKLHIHESVIFTLIVQNHGPDAAVSVYVDDKLPKGLKYLSSSANYGSYDPSTGIWTIGDLPNGTTAVLTMKCGVEVLGPLENHAHVYSSTYDPILHPTSAAAGVSVTPQPVPNNPDKNGKTVPMQPTAVPLAALVLAVLMIVGGFGFKKR from the coding sequence ATGAAAACTAAATTACTGCTGTTTACAGTTTTTTTACTGATAATTACCCTTTGTGGGACAGCATCAGCTGCAGATACTTCAAATATTACTTTTAATTCAAGTACTAATTTAACTAATTCTAATTCGAATGTTAATGCTTCAAATCAATCTAACATAGTTTTATCAGGTAATGTAACTCGCTGTGATAATGGATTGCCATTCAGCGGAGTCACAATAAGTGTCAATTCTTTAAATGGTAGTTTTGTTGGAAGCACAACCACAGATGCTGTTGGATTTTACTCAATGAACTTTTCAAGTGATGAAAGGAACTTCATGGTCACAGCAAGCCACACAGGACACGTACCTGAAACAAAATATGTGGATGCGACAACCTGCACAAATAATTCAGGAAATCTTGTAGGTTTTGCGAACTTCAAACTTGGGCCAATACCAGTTTCAACGGTCACAGCACCAAATTCCTCCTTTATAAATGAAAGTTTTAACTTTCAGGTGAGCTTCAAGGATGGTGGAGATGTTACAGGTTACGGACCTTACATTGAACTCATAACGCCTGAGGGTGTAACCCTAAACCCATCAAGTGTAACATACCTTGGATCGAAGGTGACTGTTACAGATAATGGTATATTCCCAGCATCGGGAACATTGATCGATGCCCTCACTGGACTGTCTGTCACAGGAACTCCAGGTTCACACCTCTGGATAATCCAGTACCCCCTTGGAAGTTTCACAACCCAGGAACCTGAAGCAGTGCTCAACCTCACTGCAACGGTAGATGGAAATGCAACACTTGGTCTTCCACTGAATATCACAGCATATCCAGTTTTTCGTTACGGTGCAACACCAACTGGAACCACACCACTTCGGGGTGTAAGTTCAACAACACCTGTAACACCAACGGTTATAAAACTCACAAAGACCAGTGATGCCCATGAGCAGGAGACAGCCACTGGATCCAACTACCCTGTGACCTACACCTTAACAGTTGATGTTGCAAATGGACAGACAGTTAACAACGTAACCCTGATTGATTATATTCCTGGAAATCTTCAGTTCGTTAAGGTAGTTGATCCAGCAGGTGGAACAGTGATCCAGCAGCCATCAACAACCACCCCTGGTGGAAAACTCATAATCAACTTTGGATCCATAACTGGAGTGCTTGGCTCAGATAGGGTGGTGAAGTACACAGTCTTTGCACCAGAATTCAACAACACCGCGGGGTATGTACTTGACCCATCAACAGGTGCCACAACCAATGCAACCAACAACGCAACTGTCAATGGAACCTACCTCTCAAACCCCGTTTCATCAAGTGACAGTTACACTCTGAACCTGAAATCACTTGCAGTGCAGAAGGGAGTTTCAGATACAACGAATTCAACAAACCACAAACCCCTTGACATTCTGAAGTACACTGTGAACTTCCAGGTATCAGACTTCTTCTCACTCAAGGAGCTTGTGATAATGGATACTATGGGGGATGGTCAGACATTCCTTAATGATGCAGCACACACACCAACCCTAACATTACACCTTCCAAGTGGAACATACAACCTGAACTTCAACCCTCTTGATTCATCAGTTTTCCAGATGATCCACAACAGCACAACTGGTGAAACCTATTTAGTGTTCAATGTATCTCAATTGTTAATAAACAATGGGTTGAGTGGTGTGCTGGAGGGAGTTAACTACACTGGAGTTAACAATGGAGCCACAGAGGGTTCAATTAACTTCTGGTCCCAGATCAATGTGAACTATGAGAACCCTAACCATCCTGTGGTTTCCAACGATTACATAAAAAATTCAGTGACAGATTCTGCAAAACTTACTGAAAATAACAGTTCTGTATCCGATGGAAGTGGAACCCAAATAAGGATAGTTTCTCCAACGGCATCAAAGTCAATATACAAGATCAACGGTTCAGACCCAGTTAGTGGAAATCCTGTTAAACCTGGAGATACAGTCACATTTTCGCTGGAAGTTTATGTTCCAACAACCAACCTTGAAAATTTCAGCATAACAGATTACTTGCCACTCCCATTTTTAAGGACAGTCGGATTTTCAAATGGTCAGACACCTGTAGCTCAGGGCACTTTACCCTCGGCGGGGCAGTGGTGTTTTGCAAGTGATGACACATTCAGTGCCCTTACAGGAACAATTCCTACACTGGTTGTTGATCCTGTTCAGAACACCTTAACCTTTTTCTATGGAAATGTATACAATGCAACACAGCCAACGAGTTTGGTTCACATTCTCTTTACTGTAACGGCCACTGACGAACCAATGGTCGATTCTCTCTACCTCACTAACCTTATGAACATCAATTACAACAACACATTCCTGGAGACATTCGCAGACAACAAAATTGTTTCACTCACAACACAGGAGCCACATATAACCGTCACAAAAACTGCAAACACAACCACTGCTCAAGGTGGGGACAGCGTAACCTACACGATAAAGATTCAGAATACAGGTCATGCTACTGCATACAACGTTAATGTGTTGGATAATTTCAAGAACCTCTTCTTCCCAAGCTACGTACAGTCAATAACAGGAGTAACTGCAACATATCAAAATGGCCAGTCCATAGATCTCACTGGGTTAGGAGACTTATTTGGAAATGGTTTAAACTTTGGAGCACTTTACCCTATTTATACTGCAAATGATTCAAGTCACATCAACATGAGCACGATAATCATCACTTACACAGCTCTCCTTGGTAACGTCTACCCAAATCAGAGCTTAACTAACACTGTAAATGTAACCAATTATACCTCATCACCCCTGGCCGGAAGCCCTAACTATGTGACGAATCCTGCAGATTACAGTTCAACTGCTACGGTAACAACTTTAAAACCTCAATTCACAAAATCATATCTTGGATCACTTGATGGAATCAGTTCAGGGAACAATTTAACAATAGGAGAAAAAGGAAGGTTCAGACTTGTTGTAACACTTCCTGGAGGGCAGATAACAAATCTAAAAATAGTGGACACACTGCCAAATGGATTAACCTACCTAGGTTACTATTTAAACACAAGTGGACCTGGATACCTGGGATCCTTAGCTCCTCTAAGTTTCACTCAGAGCGGTAATGTGTTAACATTCCTATTTTCAGGAACATCCAACACAACATCAGGTTCCAACAACATATTCTACATAGATCTTGATTTCATCGTTGCAAACAGCACATCAAACCCTGTACATAGTACAAACAACACACAAACCAACAGCGCAACCCTGAGCTGGACAGACCCTGGAAATTCACCGATAACAAGAACTGCTGCAGTTAATGTGGTGGAACCATTACTGAATATTACCAAAACATTCAGTCCAAACCCGGTTCAGGGAGGACAAACCACAACCGTAACCATCACAGTTAAAAATACGGGTAGCTCAACGGCTTACCACACAATTATAACGGATCCTTTAAACGGAACAAACGGCAGTCAAATATTTGATTTAACAAGTGTTTTGGAAGGAACAACAGCTTCTGGATTTAGTTATAACTATTCAAATGGAGTTGTAACATACACTGGTGGGGACATAGCTGCTGGGCAAACAAAAACATTCACATTCACGGTTAAAATTTTACCGGATGTTGTAATTGGACCAAGGTATACCAACACTGCAACAGCAAACTATTATTCACTGCCTTGGAATGGAACGAGTCCTGATCCAAATGGAAGGCAGTACACTAATTCAGGTTCGGCTGTACTTAGAACTGGAAACCCTACAATAGGAAAAAACATCTTAACATCAAGCATACATGGAACAACAGGCAACCTCACTGTTGGAGAATACGTGACATACAGAATACCTGTAACAATGCCAACAGGTGTTTTTAACAACCTTAAAGTCGTGGATACACTTCCAAATGGATTCCAATACACTGGAGTTTACTTCGTTAACACCACCAACTTCAGTGGAGTAATCTCAAATCCAATTGTAACAGTTTCAGGACAATCCATAACTTTCCTGTTTTCAGGCTTAACAAACAGCACAGCATCGAACAACCCATTTTATATAGATCTACAGGCATTGGTTTTAAACCAGACCATTAACAATGCCACAGTTCCAACAAAAACTAACAGGGTGAACCTCACATGGGATGAAAATACAGCAGGAGCATTTACAGCTACAAAAACTGCAACGATCGTTGAACCGAAACTTTCAGTATCCAAATCAGTCACACCAACAACGGTTGACGGCGGTGATAAAATGACTGTAACCCTGAACGTGACCAACAATGGAGGATCACCTGCTTACAATGTAAACTTGACAGATACCTTAAATTCAACACTCTTTGACCTAACCACCTTCAGTTACACTCCAGTAACTGGCTTTAACATATCCTTAATAGGTAACACTGTTAAAATAGTTGCAGGTGATGATACAACAGTTATCAACCCTGGTCAAACCATACAATTCATTTTCACACTCAATGCAATGAAAGATGCACCATCCAATTCATCTTTCATCAACAATGCAACGATCCAGAGTTTCAGGTCGCTACCTCCAAGTTACACTGAAAGTAGGGCCTACCCTGCAGTGAATTCCAACAACGTAATCATAAGTACGGTTGCTCCAAGTGCTTCTAAAACCATAAATTCAACTTCAGAACCAGATTCCACAGGAACAAATGTTATGGTAGGTGAAGTTGTAACTTACCAACTCAATCTAACAGTTCCTGAGGGAAAAACAATTAATGTTAATTTGAATGATGTTTTAAGTTCCAAATTAAAATATCTGGCTGGTTCTGCCCAGATAAAAAGAAGCAATGGAAGTATAACTGCAACTGGATTCAACTTCAGCCAAATAAATGCATTTGAAAATATAGATCCAACAACAACTTCAAATATTGCATTTAACTTGGGAAACATCACTTATACTGGTACTGATGGACTTCAAAACGGTACCCTAACTCTCATATTCAATGCAGTTGTTCTCAACAGTCAGAATCAGAGGGGGGACACCATACCTAACAGTTTAATATTCACGTATCAAAACGCTACCGGCCAGACCAGTTCAAGCACAACCAGTTCTCCTGCTTTAAATGTGGTCGTGCCACAGTTATCCTCATCAAAACAGGTTCTAAATCCAGTTACTCCAGCTTCGGTTGAGGGGGGACAGAACGTGACCTTCAAGGTTCAGGTTCAAAACAACAACACAACCAACGGAGCACCAGCATACAACCTGCAGATCCTGGATCCTTTACTTCCAGACTACACAGGACTTGATTACACCCACCTAATAATCACTCCAAGCAATGCAGGAATTGTTTTCCATGACTTCTCCACTGCCGGAGTTCTTAACATCACAGTTGACAGACTGCTGCCCGGTGAGTATCTGAATATCACCTACAACGCAACAGTCAATCCACAGGTTAAATACGGCGACCAAAATGTTACAAACACGGTTAACTTTACAGGAACAACATTACCTGGAGATCATGGTACTAACAACTCCACACCAGGAAATCCCGGTGCAGATGATGGTAAAAGAACTGGTGATCCACTCCAGGGAGCTATTAACAACTTATACTCAAATGCAACAGCCACCTTAACTGCAAGAAAACCAACGATTTCCAAGGCAATTGTTGGTAGCAGCAATTCACCTGTAGGTGGTTCTGTGCATTACAGGATAACAATAACCCTTCCAGTGGGCGTTACTGATGATATGTATTTAACAGATGTCATGGCTTCTGGAACTTCCTATGTAACTGGAAGTGCAACTCTAACTCCTTCAACAGGAATTTCAACGGAGTTTGCTGTTCCTCAAGTTTCTGGAACTGGCACACTGAACTTCGACTTTGGATGGATCAATGCAACCCAGTCTGGAACTATCTACCTTGATTACTATGGACTTGTTGAGAATGTTCTCTCAAATCAGAATGGAGTTACATTAACAAACACTGCCAACATGTACTTTAAAGACCCTCAAAACCCAGGAAATTACCTGAACGGAGGATCATCAAATGCAACATCCACTGTGGTGGAACCAAACCTTCAGGTAACAAAAACAGCCAGCAAAACAAATCTAAACACGGGAGAACAGTTCACATACACTGTAACTGTAAAACACACAGCAACAAGCACATCAGATGCATACGACGTACAAGTGGTGGACACACTCCCCTATGGATTAACCTACGTGCCTGGCTCAGAGGTTCTGCCACCAACATGGACTTTAACAGTTTCAGGCAGCACTCTGACCTTCACAGCCCCAGTACTGACACTTTCTGAGGGTGATGTAAGTTTCATCTTCAACTGTACCGTGAACAACAACTACAACCTTGCAGGGGGTAACCTTACAAACATTGCAGTTTCAACCTACGCATCAGAACCTTCTGGTAATCCTGACAGAAGAACTGGAACTGATGGACTTGGACCCGGAGTTCTAAATGATTACTACACCACTGGAAACGCTCAAGTGCATGTTTTAGGTGCTGATATTGTTGTTGAGAAGGTTGGACCCTCCAGCGTTAATGCTGGTGAACCACTGAACTACACAGTAATCGTGATAAACAAAGGCCCTGACACGGCTGTAAACGTGGTCTTAAATGACACAATCATGGGTTCATGGTTCAACCGCCTTGTTAATCCACAGTACTCCATTAACGGAGGCTCATGGATCAACGTACCTTCAGGTTCATGGGCACTGAACCTTGGAAACATACTGCCAGGGGCAGAAAACAATGTAACAATAGCTGTAAGATCAATACTTGCCTCTTCAGCACCTGCAGGACAGATAAACAACACAGCAACTGCAACATCAACAACTGCAGATCCTGTTCCAACTGATAACACAAGTACGGCTTTAACAGATGTCGGAATAAATGATTCTCTGGTCATTACAAAAACAGGACCTTCAGGACCTTTAACCGCTGGAAAAGATAACATAACCTACACTTTGACAATACACAACAATGGTCCGTCTGATTCATCACAGCTGACAATAACTGACGATGTTCCAGGGGTGCTTACCAATGTTGAGTACTTCGTTGTAGGATACAGCACATCTTGGATGGAATGGAACAACCCACTGATATGGTTGCAACCTTTAACTGCAGGTCAAGACATTGTAATAGAGATAAGGGGAAACATACTTCCAAATGCTACATCATCCAATGGTAATGAGTTGAACAGCATAGTGGTTACAAACAATGCTAATGTAACCTCTCCAACGGATCCTGCAGGCAGTTCTGACCAATGGAACACCACGGTCGTGGCGCAGGTTGATGTGTTTGTCGAAAAAACAGGAACACCAAACCCTGTTGTTCCAGGAACAAATGTAACATACACCATAAAAGTTGGTAACAGGGGACCTTCAACTGCAGTTGGAGTAACATTGAATGATATTGTTCCATCCGTTATTGTCAATCCAGAATTCAGCCTGGACAATGGAACAACATGGAACCCGTGGACTGGAAACCTTTTACTCGGTAACTTGGAACCAAACCAGAATTTAACAGTACTTCTGAGGGGAACTGAGAATGCAACCAATCATGACAATTTCACAAACACGGCAACAGTTTCATCCCAGACAAACGATCCAAACACTGAAGATAAAACATCTTCCTATGAGATAAGGGTTAAAACAGCAGATATAGAAGTTACAAAGGATGCAAACAACTTGACACCTAACTACAATCAGAACGTGACCTTCACGGTTACAGTGACCAACCACGGCCCTGATGAAGCTACAGGTGTTGTTGTATCTGATCTACTTCCAGATGGACTTAAACTCATATCATACTCTGCTACTCAGGGATTCTACAACTCAACAACAGGTATATGGATGGTTGGAACGCTGGAAAATGGTTTCAACTCAACTTTGACCATAATTGCCCAGGTTGTTAAAACAGGAAACCTGACAAACGTTGCCAACAAAACTGCAGAGAATGAATACGATCCTAATCCTGAAAATAACAACGACTCAAAGACTCTGAACGTACCAGCAGCTGCAACACTTTCAATAACTAAAACAGCCAGCCCAGTAAAACTTCACATACATGAATCTGTGATTTTCACTTTAATAGTGCAGAATCATGGTCCAGACGCAGCTGTTAGTGTTTACGTTGATGATAAACTTCCAAAGGGATTGAAATACCTTTCATCAAGTGCGAATTATGGGTCATACGATCCAAGTACTGGAATATGGACAATTGGGGATCTGCCAAATGGCACAACTGCAGTTTTAACAATGAAATGTGGTGTGGAAGTTTTAGGGCCTTTAGAGAATCATGCACATGTGTACTCAAGTACGTATGATCCTATTCTCCATCCAACTTCAGCTGCAGCAGGAGTCAGTGTAACTCCACAGCCAGTGCCGAATAATCCAGATAAAAATGGAAAAACTGTTCCAATGCAGCCAACAGCCGTACCACTTGCAGCACTTGTGCTTGCTGTGCTCATGATTGTTGGGGGTTTCGGATTTAAAAAGAGGTAA
- a CDS encoding CooT family nickel-binding protein, with protein MCESTVYSTKGEKIMEDVLHIKIEGKKIHLADVLNQIKDIEGKIVEIDLDKHGIYVELI; from the coding sequence ATGTGTGAATCAACAGTTTACAGCACAAAAGGCGAAAAGATCATGGAAGACGTGCTCCACATAAAGATTGAAGGGAAAAAGATACACCTTGCGGATGTTCTGAATCAAATAAAAGACATTGAAGGCAAAATCGTTGAGATAGACCTTGACAAGCACGGGATATATGTGGAACTGATTTAA
- a CDS encoding 4Fe-4S binding protein yields the protein MIVVNKEDCIRCGACQGTCPTAAIAVSPEDVAYCNVCGDEPKCVDICPTGALKTDELAVDESGTTQTRIVFNPNLCNECGDCVDVCPPKTLKLEEGEKVPLEGYCVMCQQCADICPVEVIGIEGVKEPKTVDLELEGPIDIIDCVGCGMCVEECPVDAITLPEIGESISIDEETCIKCGVCAQTCPWNAVYISAKKPVKRAKEMLKFEVDDDTCIGCNVCVEACPGDFIIPKTASLSVELPEVCTACGLCEKLCPVDAIDLEVELGPAKPASEEGLVWDESKCDFIGACANTCPNDAMRVVTKTGMEVPSQTKVDAEPSFAMCTRCGACTTACPEGALSISTIDKVVDGETVKRNRIEYSPDKCTQCGDCVEACPYSMLKLTEDEKVPLKGFCILCDQCIPACPKNALSIK from the coding sequence ATGATAGTAGTCAACAAAGAAGACTGCATCAGATGCGGTGCATGTCAAGGCACATGTCCAACAGCAGCCATAGCAGTGTCACCTGAAGACGTGGCTTACTGCAACGTCTGTGGTGACGAACCAAAATGTGTGGATATCTGCCCAACCGGTGCACTGAAAACTGACGAACTTGCAGTTGATGAGAGCGGTACAACCCAAACCCGTATAGTGTTTAACCCAAATTTGTGCAACGAATGTGGGGACTGTGTGGATGTTTGTCCACCAAAAACACTCAAACTCGAAGAAGGGGAAAAAGTACCACTCGAAGGATACTGTGTCATGTGCCAGCAGTGTGCTGACATCTGTCCAGTTGAAGTCATAGGAATTGAAGGCGTTAAAGAGCCTAAAACTGTGGATTTGGAACTTGAAGGACCTATAGACATCATAGACTGTGTTGGATGTGGAATGTGTGTTGAAGAATGTCCAGTTGATGCAATAACTCTCCCAGAAATTGGAGAAAGTATTTCCATAGATGAGGAAACCTGTATAAAATGTGGTGTATGTGCACAGACCTGCCCATGGAATGCAGTTTACATCTCAGCTAAAAAGCCAGTTAAACGTGCAAAGGAAATGCTCAAATTTGAAGTGGACGATGACACCTGTATAGGTTGCAACGTATGTGTTGAAGCATGTCCAGGAGACTTCATAATACCAAAAACAGCTTCATTATCAGTGGAGCTCCCAGAAGTCTGTACAGCATGTGGGCTGTGTGAAAAATTGTGTCCTGTGGATGCAATAGACCTTGAAGTTGAACTCGGACCAGCAAAACCTGCTTCTGAAGAAGGACTTGTATGGGACGAGAGCAAATGTGACTTCATAGGTGCATGTGCAAACACCTGTCCAAACGATGCAATGAGGGTCGTTACCAAAACAGGAATGGAGGTTCCATCCCAGACCAAGGTCGATGCAGAACCATCATTTGCTATGTGTACCAGATGCGGTGCATGTACAACTGCATGTCCTGAAGGAGCACTCTCAATTTCCACAATCGATAAAGTCGTTGATGGAGAAACAGTTAAAAGGAACAGAATAGAGTACAGCCCTGACAAGTGTACCCAATGTGGTGACTGTGTTGAGGCTTGCCCATACAGCATGCTCAAACTCACAGAAGATGAAAAAGTACCTCTCAAAGGTTTCTGCATACTCTGTGACCAGTGCATACCTGCATGTCCTAAAAACGCATTATCCATTAAATAG